From Terriglobales bacterium:
CGCGGTCTCGCTGGGATGTTACTTCGCCATTCGCAAGGGAAAGCATTTAGTGAAGCGTCCCGCCGGAGCACATCCGGCGGTGGAGGCTGCGGAGACCGCGTTCGCGCGATATTGGCACGAGCTGGGCGAGGGCATTCGTTACCTGCATGGACGACGCTACGTGGTGCTGCTCGGCATAAGCTGGGCACTCTTTATCGGCGCCATGATGACGCAGGGTGTGGTCAGCGCTCCGCTGAGCGATCGTGTGCTGCACGCCGGCCCTGTGGGTTATGGCTGGCTGAATGCCGCATGGGGCAGCGGCGCCTTCCTGAGCGCTTTGTACGCGCCCTTGGTAATCGCCAAGCTGAAGGCTCGTCCTGCGGTTGCGGTGGCTATGGCCCTGCTTTCTGCCAGTATTTTCTGCGCGCCATTCTCACGCTTCTTGGCGATCGCGGTCGCGCTCTACCTCATTATGGGATCTGCCCGCGGGGTAGGCGGCATCGCCATTTCAAGCAGCATGATGGAACACGTGCCGCCGCACTTTATGGGACGAGTGCAGAACACATTCTTTTTCATCGGGACCACACTGCAGCTTGCGCTCGGCCCGCTAGTCGGCGCGATCGCCCACCGACTAGGGCTCGCGTACGCGTTCTCCATCGTGGGTGGCCTATATGCGATCGCGTTTTTGACCGCAACCTGGCCAGCGGATGCGCGCCCGGTGGTCATCTCAGAGGCGGCCGCCAGCAAGTAATACTTACAGTCTCATCCGTACTCCGAACTCACAATGGGCAATCATGATCAGGGCATTGGCTGGCTGCTCGTTTAGAACCTCGGGTCTCTGCTATTCTGTCGAGTTTTAGAACAAGGAAGGGATCCATGGGAAACAGCCTTGAGGGACGCACAGCCGTTGTATTTGGGGTGGCGAATAAGCGCAGCATCGCTTGGGCCATAGCGCAAGGCCTGCATGCGGCAGGCGCGCAGCTCGCACTCACTTATCAGAATGAGCGTTTGGAGCAGGAGGCAAGCGATTTGGTCACCTCCCTCCCAGGCACGCAAGGATTCCGCTGCGACGTTTCCAGCGATGAAGAAGTCGAGCGCCTGTTCTCGGAACTGAAGTCACGCTATGGAAAACTGCATACCATGGTGCACAGCATTGCGTATGCGCCGGCAGATGAGCTGAAGGGCGAATTTGTTCAGACCACGCGGGAAGGATTTCGGATCGCGCACGAAGTGAGCGTCTATTCGCTCATCTCGCTGGCTCGGGCAGCAGTGCCGCTCATGGAGGATGGAGGGAGCATGATCACCATGACGTACTATGGCGCGGAGAAAGTAGTTCCCCATTACAACGTAATGGGCGTTGCCAAGGCGGCTTTGGAGGCTTCGGTGCGGTACCTGGCCTATGATCTGGGAAAGAAACGCATTCGTGTGAATGCCATATCTGCCGGTCCCATCAAAACTCTGGCTGCGCGGGGTATCTCCGGATTGAGCGCCATGATGAAAAGCCACGCCGAACGGTCTCCCCTGCAACGCAATGTGGAGGTCAGCGAAGTAGCAAATACGGCAGTTTTTCTTGCGTCAGACGCCAGCTCCGGTATCACCGGCGAAACCATTTACGTGGATTGCGGATATAACATTATGGGATTTTAGAACGGTGGTTGGAAACCAAAGCCGATGCCGGTTTCCGACCGGCGTAACTCGGCGGTAACCACGTCACAGCTTCACCATAAGTGCAAACTCTTGCACTAGGAGCTCGACTTCGCACCCCCGGCACACTACGTTCTTCGAAATTAGTTAGTACCTGCAGGTACTTACAACCTAAGTACCTCTTTCAGTCATCTGTGTAGGTCGGGTTGACGTCACCATCGATGCAATAGGTTCCTTTACATCCTTTACCTGCTAAACAGAGCACATTGCTTGTGACTGGCCGTTGAAACGGCGATTTCCTAGTTTGGAACATCAAATGCACTTTTTCATCTGGTAAGTCATGCCCAAAGCACAGCAGATAAGGGTTGCGCTCCCGCCAGTAGCAGATCTGGCAACTATCGAACAGGTAGTTTCGACCCCCACAAGAGTTCTCGCCTGGCGTACATCGCAGGAACCGAGTCGACAACTTGGGCGAGCAACTGCATTGGTGCTGGGAGGCATAGTCCTCATCGGACTCTTGCAGCTGACGCAACCCTTTTTTCAAGACCAGGCATTTTTCACCATCGGCGCTGAGGCGATGAATCGCGGCCGGGTCCTTTACCGCGATTTTTGGGACATAAAGCAGCCTGGCATTTTTGTTTTCTATCTCGTTGCAGGCAAGCTTTTTGGATTTCATGAAATTGGTATTCACCTTTTTGAGCTGCTGTACATGACCGCTTTCTCCGTGGTCTTAATCAGGACATGCAGGCATTACTACAAGATTCCCGTATTGTCCGTGGTGGCTCCGCTCCTGACCGTGGGCGTGTATTACGCTGTGGCCGGAATCAGCCAGACCGGCCAGGTGGAAAGCCTGGTGGGTTTTCCGCTCTTTTTATGTCTGTGGTTTGCCTATCGTGCGACGCGCGATCACGAAAGCGGGACTCGAAACTTCTTCTGGTGTGGCTTCATGGGCGGGATGGTTCTTTTGCTGAAGCTCATGTTCCTACCCATTGTTCTTTGCTTCGCACTAAGCGCCCTAATGCACGTAAGGCGCAAATCATCGCCAGCAGTACTTGCGTTCCCAGTAAGACACGCGGGCGCGTTTGTGGCCGGGGTGCTGCTGCCCTTGTTGGCAATGACTGTGTACTTCGCGCTGACAGGCACCCTGGGAATGGCCTTTTATACGTTTTTGGTTTATCCCCTCCGCGCCATTACCAACCTTCCTTCCGCTGGCGCGAGCAGGCTGAATGACGGCATGCAGTGGTTTCTTTATCATTTTGGGCCCGAACTTAGCCTGGCATTTATCGGCGCGTGGTGGTCATGGAAAAGGTCCAAGGATTTCTTGTCCGTCAATCTTGTGCTTTGGCTGGGCGCAGGCGCCGTGGTAGTCCTGCTGCAGTGCCTTTCCTGGTGGCGTTACCATTACATGCTGTTTTTCGTGCCTT
This genomic window contains:
- a CDS encoding MFS transporter yields the protein MRTILQKRELRLVFAANVVSMLGSGMNSAAVTWFILQATHSEVALGTLVVLQTIPAVLMLPFTGVIIDREDRRHLLMWLDAIRGVIILAIALLAFAGRVHLWQLYAMAMLVAAGFWMFWPTITALIQELTPEAQFVHANTFLLAGVQGGWLIAGSIVGFVYNHIGLGGVLLIDFATYAVSLGCYFAIRKGKHLVKRPAGAHPAVEAAETAFARYWHELGEGIRYLHGRRYVVLLGISWALFIGAMMTQGVVSAPLSDRVLHAGPVGYGWLNAAWGSGAFLSALYAPLVIAKLKARPAVAVAMALLSASIFCAPFSRFLAIAVALYLIMGSARGVGGIAISSSMMEHVPPHFMGRVQNTFFFIGTTLQLALGPLVGAIAHRLGLAYAFSIVGGLYAIAFLTATWPADARPVVISEAAASK
- a CDS encoding enoyl-ACP reductase, which encodes MGNSLEGRTAVVFGVANKRSIAWAIAQGLHAAGAQLALTYQNERLEQEASDLVTSLPGTQGFRCDVSSDEEVERLFSELKSRYGKLHTMVHSIAYAPADELKGEFVQTTREGFRIAHEVSVYSLISLARAAVPLMEDGGSMITMTYYGAEKVVPHYNVMGVAKAALEASVRYLAYDLGKKRIRVNAISAGPIKTLAARGISGLSAMMKSHAERSPLQRNVEVSEVANTAVFLASDASSGITGETIYVDCGYNIMGF